The following are encoded in a window of Chitinivibrionales bacterium genomic DNA:
- a CDS encoding phosphotransferase: MPRFSHQQLTGCLIRHLGSSAKQASLSPITTGKFNSSWFVELSADRYVLRIAPPRDSVFVFYERRMMKQEPAIHKLLREKTSVPVPEIIAFDETLQIIPNDFIIMSRLPGTPLSQSSGVKSERTMHQVGACLAQVHALTAETYGYIGDHHPMKPQPTWHDAFQEMWNRMIDDIVAVGYYSEQEADTLRTLLSTHDGLFDRPVQSSLLHMDIWAQNLLVENTGNLTGIVDWDRALWGDPEIEFAVLDYCGVSTPSFWKGYGRERDQSPEAQIRNAFYLLYEIQKYIVIRSGRNNDPQSARAHKRQVFDIVEKMR, encoded by the coding sequence ATGCCCCGATTTTCACATCAGCAATTAACCGGATGTTTAATCAGACATTTAGGTTCCTCTGCAAAACAGGCGTCATTGTCCCCGATCACCACCGGCAAATTTAACTCTTCCTGGTTTGTGGAACTCTCAGCCGACCGGTACGTTTTGCGCATTGCACCCCCGCGGGATTCTGTGTTTGTTTTTTATGAACGCCGGATGATGAAACAGGAACCCGCTATCCATAAGCTTCTGCGGGAAAAGACCTCCGTGCCCGTACCGGAAATTATCGCCTTTGATGAAACGCTTCAGATTATACCCAATGATTTCATTATCATGTCCCGCCTTCCGGGAACACCGCTTTCGCAATCATCCGGTGTAAAGAGCGAGCGAACGATGCACCAGGTGGGGGCCTGCCTTGCCCAGGTCCATGCACTGACCGCCGAAACCTATGGATATATCGGAGACCATCACCCCATGAAACCGCAACCAACCTGGCATGACGCATTTCAGGAAATGTGGAACCGGATGATCGATGATATTGTTGCAGTGGGGTATTACTCGGAACAAGAAGCCGATACACTCCGAACGCTTCTATCCACTCATGACGGCCTTTTTGATCGCCCGGTCCAGTCGAGCCTCTTACATATGGATATCTGGGCGCAAAATTTACTCGTCGAAAACACGGGGAATCTCACCGGCATTGTCGACTGGGACCGGGCCCTCTGGGGCGATCCCGAGATAGAATTTGCCGTATTGGACTACTGCGGCGTCTCGACGCCATCATTCTGGAAAGGCTATGGAAGAGAACGCGATCAGTCTCCCGAAGCCCAAATCCGAAATGCCTTTTATCTGCTCTATGAAATTCAGAAATATATCGTTATCAGGAGCGGAAGAAATAACGATCCCCAGTCTGCACGGGCGCATAAACGACAGGTGTTTGATATTGTGGAAAAGATGAGGTGA
- the tsaB gene encoding tRNA (adenosine(37)-N6)-threonylcarbamoyltransferase complex dimerization subunit type 1 TsaB, translating into MNWILGIDTSSTELGIGLANNGRCIAGFSRYVRYSHAELIAEGIEFILKTAKIGPADIDTIAIATGPGSFTGLRIGIAFVKGFCLEPPVRILPVSSLESVAIGSNIHHQPIVIAFDARRDTIFWARFHSNGHRILRKTEDACAPAKEFQSIVSKEDIVITDTLGYTKSSVFDFLKERPQAYSIDQYPVQRGLACARKGMQSCDNESWISVEELTPRYLSKAYAEA; encoded by the coding sequence ATGAACTGGATACTCGGAATCGATACGTCATCCACCGAACTGGGAATAGGCCTTGCAAACAACGGCCGGTGTATCGCGGGTTTTTCGCGGTATGTACGATATTCACATGCAGAACTTATTGCCGAAGGAATCGAATTTATCCTGAAAACAGCTAAAATCGGGCCTGCCGATATCGATACAATTGCCATTGCTACCGGTCCGGGTTCTTTTACCGGCCTCCGTATCGGTATTGCATTCGTTAAAGGGTTTTGTCTGGAACCCCCGGTTCGAATATTGCCGGTGTCATCCCTTGAAAGTGTCGCCATCGGATCGAATATCCATCACCAGCCCATTGTTATCGCCTTCGATGCCCGTCGAGATACGATATTCTGGGCCCGTTTCCATTCGAACGGCCACAGGATTCTACGAAAAACCGAGGACGCCTGTGCTCCTGCAAAGGAATTTCAATCCATTGTATCGAAGGAGGATATTGTTATCACCGATACATTAGGGTACACTAAGAGCAGTGTGTTCGATTTTTTAAAAGAAAGGCCGCAGGCCTATTCGATCGACCAGTATCCGGTGCAACGCGGTCTGGCCTGTGCCAGAAAGGGCATGCAGTCATGTGACAACGAGAGCTGGATATCGGTCGAAGAGCTGACACCCCGTTATCTTTCAAAGGCATATGCCGAAGCATAA
- a CDS encoding phosphoribosylaminoimidazolesuccinocarboxamide synthase, translating to MIPKEAIKKNLNNCLETTEFLDLPNRRKGKVRDAYDLGDKLVLITTDRQSAFDRVLASIPFKGQVLNQVSGFWFDTTKDIVANHVLDIPDPNVTIGKKCEVLPIEFVMRGYITGSTSTSAWTQYSNGNRNICGNVLPDGMVKNQKFERPILTPTTKAEDHDESISAEEIVSRDIIDQKTWDRLSEIVFALFERGSQIAAEHGLILVDTKYELGKDTKGEIVLIDEIHTPDSSRYWIAGSYEERFSQGKEPENIDKEFLRLWFKEHCNPYEDNVLPQAPEDLVIELSSRYIQLYEMITGQSFEIDEQLPIEDRLKKNLQGIS from the coding sequence ATGATTCCAAAGGAAGCGATCAAGAAAAATTTAAACAACTGCCTGGAAACAACCGAATTCCTCGATTTGCCCAACAGACGCAAGGGGAAAGTCCGGGACGCCTACGATCTTGGCGACAAGCTGGTGCTGATCACAACAGACCGCCAGAGCGCATTCGACCGTGTGCTGGCAAGTATTCCTTTCAAAGGACAGGTGCTTAATCAGGTAAGCGGTTTCTGGTTCGACACAACAAAAGACATCGTGGCCAACCACGTGCTCGATATCCCCGACCCCAATGTAACAATCGGAAAAAAATGTGAAGTATTGCCTATCGAATTCGTTATGCGGGGATATATTACCGGTTCTACCAGCACCTCGGCATGGACCCAGTATTCAAACGGAAATCGAAATATCTGCGGCAATGTTCTTCCCGACGGCATGGTGAAAAACCAGAAATTCGAAAGACCGATTCTTACTCCCACAACCAAAGCCGAAGACCACGATGAATCTATTTCGGCGGAGGAGATCGTTTCCCGCGATATTATTGATCAAAAAACCTGGGACCGCCTGTCGGAGATTGTCTTCGCCCTTTTCGAGCGAGGCTCACAGATTGCCGCAGAGCACGGCCTGATCCTGGTGGATACCAAGTATGAACTCGGTAAGGACACAAAGGGCGAAATAGTACTTATCGATGAGATCCATACCCCGGATTCTTCACGGTACTGGATTGCCGGTTCCTATGAGGAACGCTTTTCGCAGGGCAAAGAGCCCGAAAATATCGATAAAGAATTCCTTCGTCTCTGGTTTAAAGAACACTGCAATCCCTACGAAGACAACGTATTACCGCAAGCGCCGGAAGACCTTGTAATCGAATTGTCATCACGATATATTCAACTCTATGAAATGATCACCGGTCAATCTTTTGAAATTGACGAACAATTACCGATCGAAGACCGTCTGAAAAAGAATCTTCAGGGTATTTCGTAA
- a CDS encoding glycine--tRNA ligase, with amino-acid sequence MADSRNDLMTTIVSLCKRRGFIFQSSEIYDGLNSCWDYGPLGVELKRNVKESWWKAMVTTRRDIVGQDASILMHPKVWQASGHLQGFTDPLVDCKKCQSRFRADHLEDTSQCPKCGGELTESRKFNLMFKTFMGPVEDQSATVYLRPETAQGIFVNFLNVQQASRMKLPFGIAQIGKSFRNEITPGNFTYRTREFEQMEMEFFCYPQNDEQWYEYWKNERFDWYLRNGIKKENLRLRDHEKDELAHYAKACVDVEYKFPFGWNELEGIANRTDFDLKRHSEFSGRSLAYFDEESKQHIFPYVIEPAAGADRATLAYLVDAYDVEGEGKNKRTILRLHPSLAPIKVAVLPLVKRDGMPEKAEKIYNEFLDNGVATFLDINLSIGRRYARQDEAGTPYCVTVDSQTIEDDTVTIRKRDTRDQFRVGTDSVVEKIRKEMKEAGA; translated from the coding sequence ATGGCAGACAGCAGAAACGATTTAATGACAACCATTGTCTCGCTCTGTAAGCGACGGGGATTCATATTCCAGTCGAGTGAAATATATGATGGTCTCAACAGTTGCTGGGATTATGGTCCTCTGGGCGTCGAATTAAAACGGAACGTTAAGGAATCCTGGTGGAAAGCCATGGTCACCACCCGGCGGGACATTGTAGGTCAGGATGCCTCCATACTTATGCATCCCAAAGTATGGCAGGCCTCCGGACACCTTCAAGGCTTTACCGACCCGCTTGTCGACTGCAAGAAGTGTCAATCCCGGTTCAGAGCCGACCATCTCGAAGACACTTCCCAATGCCCGAAATGCGGTGGCGAACTTACCGAATCGCGAAAATTCAATCTTATGTTCAAAACATTCATGGGCCCTGTTGAAGATCAGTCGGCCACGGTCTATCTTCGGCCAGAAACCGCACAGGGTATTTTTGTCAATTTTCTCAATGTCCAACAGGCCTCGAGAATGAAACTTCCCTTCGGTATCGCCCAGATAGGCAAAAGCTTCCGGAACGAAATTACCCCGGGCAATTTTACCTATCGAACGCGGGAATTCGAACAGATGGAGATGGAATTTTTCTGTTATCCTCAGAACGATGAGCAATGGTACGAATACTGGAAAAATGAACGATTCGACTGGTACCTTCGAAACGGCATTAAAAAAGAGAACCTTCGTCTGCGGGACCACGAAAAGGATGAGCTTGCCCACTATGCAAAAGCATGCGTTGATGTTGAATACAAGTTTCCCTTTGGATGGAATGAGCTTGAGGGTATCGCCAATCGTACCGATTTCGATCTTAAACGGCATTCGGAATTCAGCGGGAGAAGTCTGGCTTATTTTGATGAAGAATCCAAGCAGCATATTTTTCCCTATGTTATCGAACCCGCGGCCGGCGCCGACCGCGCCACACTCGCCTACCTTGTGGACGCCTATGATGTTGAAGGTGAAGGTAAAAACAAGCGGACCATCCTGCGGTTACATCCTTCCCTGGCGCCGATCAAAGTGGCGGTGTTACCGCTCGTTAAACGGGACGGCATGCCCGAAAAGGCCGAAAAGATTTACAACGAATTTCTGGATAACGGTGTCGCCACCTTCCTGGATATCAATCTTTCCATCGGCCGCCGCTATGCCCGTCAGGACGAAGCCGGCACCCCCTATTGCGTGACAGTCGATAGTCAGACCATAGAAGACGACACGGTGACGATTCGTAAACGGGATACCCGTGACCAGTTTCGTGTGGGCACCGATTCGGTTGTGGAAAAGATCCGCAAAGAAATGAAAGAAGCGGGGGCATAA